The DNA sequence CTCACATGGTCAACTGCAACCCGGAAACCGTTTCAACAGACTACGATACCTCCGATAAACTCTTCTTTGAACCCCTCACCCTTGAAGACGCTCTAAACATCGTTGAAAAGGAAAAACCTGAAGGTGTAATAGTTCAGTTTGGCGGTCAAACTCCACTAAAGCTTTCCGTACCTTTAGAAAGAGAAGGAGTAAAAATATTAGGAACTTCTTCTGAAAGCATTGACATAGCCGAAGATAGAGAAAGGTTTAGAAAGCTCTTAAACGAATTAGGGCTAAAACAGCCGCCTTCCGGAATTGCACGCTCTCTTGAAGAAGCCGAAAAAGTAGCAGAAGAAATCGGATTTCCAATACTGATGCGCCCTTCTTACGTTTTAGGTGGCAGGGCAATGAGAATCGTTTACAGCATGGAAGAGTTGAGAAACTACATGGAAGAAGCTGTTGAAGTATCAGAAGAAAAACCCGTTCTCATAGATAAATTCCTCGAAGATGCAGTAGAGTTTGACGTTGACGCCGTTTGCGACGGTAAAGAGGTAATTATCGGCGGCGTCATGGAACACATAGAAGAAGCTGGAATACACTCCGGCGACAGCGCCTGCGTCCTTCCAACGTTTTCCGTTCCAAAAGAAATCGTAGAAAAGATGAAAGAAATCACACGAAAAATCGCTCTCAAACTCAACGTTAAAGGATTGATAAACATTCAGTTTGCAGTGAAAGACGGCGAAATATACATCATTGAGGTAAACCCAAGAGCCTCCAGAACAGTTCCGTTCGTCAGTAAAGCAACCGGGGTAGAACTTGCCAAAGTGGCAACAAAAGTAGCTATGGGTAAAACGCTAAAAGAATTAGGCATCAAAGAAGTTGAGCCAAAATACTACTCTGTAAAAGAATCCGTCTTTCCATTTAACAGATTTCCAGAAGTTGACCCAGTTCTCTCACCAGAGATGAAGTCAACAGGCGAAGTAATGGGGATAGATAAGGACCTTGGAATTGCCTTCTACAAAGCTCAGCTTGCAGCCGGTTCAAGACTTCCAATAGACCCATCAAAAGGCAAAGTGTTCATAAGCGTTAAGGATAAAGACAAACCTAAAGTTTATCCGATAGCTGAAAAACTCCACAAGTTGGGATTCAAAATCGTCTCAACGGAAGGAACTTACAAATTCCTAAAAGAAAAGGGAATTCCCGTAGAGTTAGTTTACAAAATACAGGAAGGAAGAAGACCAAACATCGGTGACTTAATCAAAAACGGCGAGATAATCTTAATCATAAATACGCCAACAGGAATGAAGTCAAAGAAAGATGCAGTCAGCATCAGAAGATTAGCAGTTAACTACAATATTCCATACTACACAACAATAAGAGGCGCTCAAGCAGCAGTAATGGCAATAGAATCAATGAAAAAACATCAACTATCCGTTAAGTCACTCCAAGAATACTATACTCAGGAGGTTAGGTAGTATGGCAGAAGAAAAAGATAAAAAAGAGCAAACCCCTCAAGAACAACCACAAGTAATAGTAGGAAGCATGCCATACAGAGTATCTATGGCTGAAGTAGATGCTTACGGCGTTATGTATTACTCCCGTTTCTTCGAAATCTTTGAAAGAGGAAGAACAGAACTTTTTAGAGCATTAGGAATTGAATACAAACAGATATTTCAGCAGAAACAAATACTTATGCCTGTAGTTGAAGCTGCTTGCAGATATATGGCACCAGTAGTTTACGATGACCTTATCACCGTAGAGACCGCCATAACAAGCATAGGTTCAAGAGGAATGCGTTTTGACTATCGCATCTTAAGAGAAGACGTTGTTTTAGCAGTAGGATTTACTCAGCATATTTTCATAGACCCACAAGG is a window from the Desulfurobacterium pacificum genome containing:
- a CDS encoding acyl-CoA thioesterase; its protein translation is MAEEKDKKEQTPQEQPQVIVGSMPYRVSMAEVDAYGVMYYSRFFEIFERGRTELFRALGIEYKQIFQQKQILMPVVEAACRYMAPVVYDDLITVETAITSIGSRGMRFDYRILREDVVLAVGFTQHIFIDPQGRPVNFGKEVVNVLKEKGLIKEDIEVSEGTGEKEEDVTNKLKKFVSERVTNKDEDNLPN